From a region of the Salmo trutta unplaced genomic scaffold, fSalTru1.1, whole genome shotgun sequence genome:
- the LOC115183494 gene encoding actin-related protein 2/3 complex subunit 1A, producing the protein MSLHQFLLEPITCHAWNRDRTQIAISPNNHEVHIYQKTGNQWMKSHELKEHNGHITGIDWAPKSDRIVTCGADRNAYVWSLKDGVWKPTLVILRINRAATFVKWSPLENKFAVGSGARLISVCYFESDNDWWVSKHIKKPIRSTVLSLDWHPNNVLLAAGSSDFKCRVFSAYIKEVEEKPGPTPWGSKMPFGAVLAEFGGAGGGGWVHSVSFSSSGNRLAWVSHDSTVTVVDGTKGSTPSQLKTEFLPLLSVLFISENSVVAAGHDCCPMLFRCDDGGSLTFVSKLDLPKASITRNISAMERFRNMDKRATTEDRNTALETLHQNSITQVSIYEGDQRDCRKFCTTGIDGAMTIWDFKSLEASIQGLRIM; encoded by the exons ATGTCACTGCACCAGTTTCTGCTTGAGCCCATCACCTGTCACGCCTGGAACCGGGACAGAACCC agatTGCCATCAGTCCCAACAACCACGAGGTTCACATCTATCAGAAGACTGGTAACCAGTGGATGAAGAGTCATGAGCTGAAGGAGCACAATGGACACATCACAG gtaTCGACTGGGCTCCTAAGTCCGACCGTATCGTGACGTGTGGGGCGGATCGTAACGCCTATGTCTGGTCTCTAAAGGACGGGGTCTGGAAGCCCACTCTGGTCATCCTGAGGATCAACAGAGCTGCTACTTTCGTCAAGTGGTCTCCTCTGGAGAATAAGTTTGCTGTGGGCAGCGGCGCCAGACTCATATCAGTCTGTTACTTCGAGTCTGATAACGACTg gtgggtGAGTAAGCACATCAAGAAGCCAATCCGTTCCACCGTCCTCAGTCTGGACTGGCATCCTAACAACGTGCTGCTGGCGGCTGGATCCTCTGACTTCAAAtgcag ggtgTTCTCGGCCTACAtcaaggaggtggaggagaagccGGGCCCGACCCCCTGGGGGTCCAAGATGCCGTTTGGGGCGGTGCTGGCTGAGTTTGGGGGTGCTGGGGGAGGAGGATGGGTCCACTCTgtgtccttctcctcctctggtaACAGACTGGCCTGGGTCTCACACGACTCCACTGTTACTGTGGTGGACGGCACCAAGGGATCCAC tccgTCTCAGTTGAAGACTGAGTTCCTCCCTCTGCTCAGTGTTCTCTTCATCTCTGAGAACAGCGTGGTGGCAGCG ggTCATGACTGTTGCCCCATGCTGTTCCGTTGTGATGACGGAGGGTCCCTAACGTTTGTCTCTAAGCTGGACCTTCCTAAAGCTTCCATCACTAGAAACATCTCAGCTATGGAACGTTTCAGAAACATGGACAAGAGAGCTACCACAGAGGACCGCAACACAGCCCTGGAGACCCTGCACCAGAACTCCATCAc TCAAGTCTCTATCTATGAGGGAGACCAGAGGGACTGTCGTAAGTTCTGTACCACGGGCATCGATGGAGCCATGACCATCTGGGACTTCAAg AGTCTGGAGGCGTCCATCCAGGGGCTGAGGATCATGTGA